From a single Phalacrocorax carbo chromosome 10, bPhaCar2.1, whole genome shotgun sequence genomic region:
- the CDR2 gene encoding cerebellar degeneration-related protein 2 isoform X2, with protein MNDQHAKVYEQLDVTARELEDTNQKLVAESRASQQKILSLTETIENLQTHIDDLQRQVEELKKSGRGRMSHERSDQPRSMHSFSCLKELYDLRQYFVYDHVFAEKITSMDSQLSPLEEENENLKKAVTVLQAQLSLEKEKRVTMEEEYSLMVKENCDLEQRLVDIDLYRARAEELEAEVAEMRQILHSENTCHNAEKLVPESFFISFKESLERELGQSLADEGLPTVPELEKKALKRSSSETFLSSAAGGDILRGHEETCIRRAEAVKQRGISVLNEVDAQYNALKVKYEELLKKCQMDEDSLKHKAVQTLKQYCKDPNVGNTQYDLSASNEECTNVELSDSPTNALPEYKALFKEIFSCIRKTKEEIDEHRAKYKSLSSQP; from the exons ATGAATGATCAGCATGCAAAAGTTTACGAACAGCTGGATGTGACAGCAAGGGAGCTTGAAGACACTAATCAAAAACTAGTTGCGGAAAGTAGAGCTTCACAACAAAAGATATTAAG CTTAACAGAGACTATTGAAAATCTGCAAACACACATAGATGACCTGCAACGACAAGTAGAAGAATTGAAAAAGTCTGGAAGAGGCCGGATGAGCCATGAGAGATCTGACCAGCCAAGATCAATGCATAGTTTCTCATGTCTGAAGGAGCTGTATGACCTTCGCCA GTATTTTGTTTATGATCATGTGTTTGCAGAAAAGATTACTTCGATGGATAGTCAGCTAAGTCCtctagaagaagaaaatgagaacttAAAAAAGGCAGTTACAGTTCTGCAAGCTCAGCTTAGcctagagaaagaaaagagggtaACAATGGAAGAGGAATATAGTCTTATGGTAAAGGAAAACTGTGACCTTGAACAGAGGCTTGTTGATATAGACTTGTATCGGGCTCGTGCAGAGGAGTTGGAAGCGGAAGTAGCTGAAATGCGACAAATACTTCACTCTGAAAACACATGCCATAATGCAGAGAAATTGGTGCCAGaatcctttttcatttcattcaagGAATCTTTAGAAAGGGAGCTTGGTCAGAGCCTGGCAGATGAAGGACTTCCGACTGTACCAGAACTGGAGAAGAAGGCACTGAAACGGAGCAGCAGTGAAACTTTCCTAAGCAGCGCTGCAGGGGGAGACATTCTAAGGGGCCATGAAGAGACATGTATTAGGAGAGCTGAAGCTGTGAAGCAGCGAGGAATTTCTGTACTTAATGAAGTTGATGCTCAGTATAATGCTCTGAAAGTGAAGTATGAGGAACTTTTGAAGAAGTGTCAAATGGATGAAGATTCTTTGAAACACAAGGCTGTACAAACGCTGAAGCAGTATTGCAAAGACCCAAATGTGGGGAATACCCAGTATGATCTTTCAGCTAGCAATGAAGAATGCACAAATGTGGAGCTAAGTGACTCTCCCACAAATGCTCTTCCTGAATATAAAGCACTCTTCAAGGAAATCTTTAGCTGtatcagaaaaacaaaggaagaaatagaTGAACACAGAGCTAAGTACAAGTCCCTCTCCTCTCAGCCATAA
- the LOC104039775 gene encoding transmembrane protein 180 isoform X1: MKFVLGIHPNALAYSMTTLGAGMMNSIFNFYYVKLFLNRYKISEVAFHQAQVVFMVWNAINDPLFGYIQDNSKFACCSRRQFSILYGAPLYALAFLLPWFPWKHYEEGDWLSGLHLIVALCAFDGLLTFVLLAQCALFAEISTRHESRLQLIKYNQVATLIGSTSILFCGLISDNMENFAYFQAFTVLIASLATACMCYTGKYSTSQYEQREVCTENSNLGNSDGALSWSSVISLTKQIMTEKNFLFFVTMNFFQVFHLAFCNNFMMIFADNLIPKDVLSSSVKSVMYGAGFICPQCLVLLSHALLKKFGYYRIILFSFYFEGVAAAVMFVLGPEHYYLLAFYLTTNMVIVQASFSLFNLPLADIVDADLIKHKRRSPLSSMVFGTNALFTKPAQSLAPMLVVTILNQFGYENLNKEVAQPDPSLFLGLHDAMFYLICLVPLCIAVIQILTWTPFSIQNSHMTAIR; this comes from the exons ATGAAGTTTGTTTTGGGGATTCATCCTAACGCACTGGCATATTCCATGACTACGTTAGGTGCTGGGATGATGAACAGTATCTTTAATTTCTACTACGTTAAGCTTTTCCTAAACCGATACAAAATTTCAGAAGTAGCATTTCATCAAGCACAG GTTGTATTTATGGTATGGAATGCCATTAATGATCCTCTTTTTGGGTATATTCAAGATAACTCCAAATTCGCATGCTGCTCAAGACGccagttttccattttatatgGAGCTCCTTTATATGCATTAGCCTTTTTGCTTCCTTGGTTTCCTTGGAAACATTATGAAGAAGGTGACTGGCTAAGTGGTCTTCACCTCATTGTTGCTTTATGTGCTTTTGATGGTTTGCTTACATTTGTGCTTCTAGCGCAGTGCGCGCTCTTTGCAGAAATTTCAACAAGACATGAAAGCAGACTTCAGCTTATTAAGTACAACCAAGTAGCAACGTTAATCGGATCAACAAGCATTCTCTTTTGTGGCCTCATATCAGATAATATGGAAAATTTTGCCTATTTTCAGGCTTTCACTGTTTTGATCGCATCATTAGCAACAGCTTGTATGTGTTACACAGGCAAATATAGTACTAGTCAATATGAGCAGAGAGAAGTCTGTACGGAGAATTCTAATCTGGGAAACAGTGATGGAGCACTCTCCTGGTCCTCTGTAATTTCATTGACCAAGCAGATTATGACAGAGAagaactttttgttttttgtaacAATGAACTTCTTCCAAGTCTTCCACCTAGCCTTCTGCAACAATTTTATGATGATCTTTGCGGATAATCTTATTCCTAAGGATGTCCTTTCTTCCTCAGTAAAAAGTGTCATGTATGGAGCAGGCTTTATTTGTCCTCAG TGCCTTGTTCTTCTCAGTCATGCTTTGTTGAAGAAATTTGGTTATTACAGAAtcatcttgttttccttttacttcGAAGGAGTAGCTGCTGCTGTCATGTTTGTTTTAGGACCAGAACACTATTATCTGTTGGCATTTTATCTCACAACAAACAT GGTAATTGTACAAGCTTCATTTAGTTTGTTCAATTTGCCTTTGGCAGATATTGTTGATGCAGATTTAATAAAGCACAAGCGGAG ATCACCACTTTCCTCTATGGTTTTCGGTACCAATGCTTTGTTTACCAAGCCTGCCCAATCTTTGGCTCCAATGCTTGTGGTTACAATACTAAATCAATTTGGATATGAGAACCTGAATAAAGAAGTTGCTCAACCTGATCCAAG
- the CDR2 gene encoding cerebellar degeneration-related protein 2 isoform X1 translates to MLADSLVEEFEIREDEPWYDQQDLQQDLHLAAELGKTLLDRNTELEESLQQMYATNQEQLQEIEYLTKQVELLRQMNDQHAKVYEQLDVTARELEDTNQKLVAESRASQQKILSLTETIENLQTHIDDLQRQVEELKKSGRGRMSHERSDQPRSMHSFSCLKELYDLRQYFVYDHVFAEKITSMDSQLSPLEEENENLKKAVTVLQAQLSLEKEKRVTMEEEYSLMVKENCDLEQRLVDIDLYRARAEELEAEVAEMRQILHSENTCHNAEKLVPESFFISFKESLERELGQSLADEGLPTVPELEKKALKRSSSETFLSSAAGGDILRGHEETCIRRAEAVKQRGISVLNEVDAQYNALKVKYEELLKKCQMDEDSLKHKAVQTLKQYCKDPNVGNTQYDLSASNEECTNVELSDSPTNALPEYKALFKEIFSCIRKTKEEIDEHRAKYKSLSSQP, encoded by the exons ATGCTGGCCGACAGCCTGGTGGAGGAGTTCGAGATCCGCGAGGATGAGCCCTGGTACGACCAGCAGGACCTGCAGCAAG ATCTTCACCTTGCTGCTGAACTTGGGAAGACACTACTGGATCGTAACACTGAACTAGAAGAATCTTTACAGCAAATGTATGCAACAAATCAAGAGCAACTCCAGGAGATAGAG TACCTCACAAAGCAAGTGGAGCTCTTGCGTCAGATGAATGATCAGCATGCAAAAGTTTACGAACAGCTGGATGTGACAGCAAGGGAGCTTGAAGACACTAATCAAAAACTAGTTGCGGAAAGTAGAGCTTCACAACAAAAGATATTAAG CTTAACAGAGACTATTGAAAATCTGCAAACACACATAGATGACCTGCAACGACAAGTAGAAGAATTGAAAAAGTCTGGAAGAGGCCGGATGAGCCATGAGAGATCTGACCAGCCAAGATCAATGCATAGTTTCTCATGTCTGAAGGAGCTGTATGACCTTCGCCA GTATTTTGTTTATGATCATGTGTTTGCAGAAAAGATTACTTCGATGGATAGTCAGCTAAGTCCtctagaagaagaaaatgagaacttAAAAAAGGCAGTTACAGTTCTGCAAGCTCAGCTTAGcctagagaaagaaaagagggtaACAATGGAAGAGGAATATAGTCTTATGGTAAAGGAAAACTGTGACCTTGAACAGAGGCTTGTTGATATAGACTTGTATCGGGCTCGTGCAGAGGAGTTGGAAGCGGAAGTAGCTGAAATGCGACAAATACTTCACTCTGAAAACACATGCCATAATGCAGAGAAATTGGTGCCAGaatcctttttcatttcattcaagGAATCTTTAGAAAGGGAGCTTGGTCAGAGCCTGGCAGATGAAGGACTTCCGACTGTACCAGAACTGGAGAAGAAGGCACTGAAACGGAGCAGCAGTGAAACTTTCCTAAGCAGCGCTGCAGGGGGAGACATTCTAAGGGGCCATGAAGAGACATGTATTAGGAGAGCTGAAGCTGTGAAGCAGCGAGGAATTTCTGTACTTAATGAAGTTGATGCTCAGTATAATGCTCTGAAAGTGAAGTATGAGGAACTTTTGAAGAAGTGTCAAATGGATGAAGATTCTTTGAAACACAAGGCTGTACAAACGCTGAAGCAGTATTGCAAAGACCCAAATGTGGGGAATACCCAGTATGATCTTTCAGCTAGCAATGAAGAATGCACAAATGTGGAGCTAAGTGACTCTCCCACAAATGCTCTTCCTGAATATAAAGCACTCTTCAAGGAAATCTTTAGCTGtatcagaaaaacaaaggaagaaatagaTGAACACAGAGCTAAGTACAAGTCCCTCTCCTCTCAGCCATAA
- the LOC104039775 gene encoding transmembrane protein 180 isoform X2, translating into MKFVLGIHPNALAYSMTTLGAGMMNSIFNFYYVKLFLNRYKISEVAFHQAQVVFMVWNAINDPLFGYIQDNSKFACCSRRQFSILYGAPLYALAFLLPWFPWKHYEEGDWLSGLHLIVALCAFDGLLTFVLLAQCALFAEISTRHESRLQLIKYNQVATLIGSTSILFCGLISDNMENFAYFQAFTVLIASLATACMCYTGKYSTSQYEQREVCTENSNLGNSDGALSWSSVISLTKQIMTEKNFLFFVTMNFFQVFHLAFCNNFMMIFADNLIPKDVLSSSVKSVMYGAGFICPQCLVLLSHALLKKFGYYRIILFSFYFEGVAAAVMFVLGPEHYYLLAFYLTTNMVIVQASFSLFNLPLADIVDADLIKHKRRSPLSSMVFGTNALFTKPAQSLAPMLVVTILNQFGYENLNKEVAQPDPSHTDPDVDSLFNPEQSYDSHTLNS; encoded by the exons ATGAAGTTTGTTTTGGGGATTCATCCTAACGCACTGGCATATTCCATGACTACGTTAGGTGCTGGGATGATGAACAGTATCTTTAATTTCTACTACGTTAAGCTTTTCCTAAACCGATACAAAATTTCAGAAGTAGCATTTCATCAAGCACAG GTTGTATTTATGGTATGGAATGCCATTAATGATCCTCTTTTTGGGTATATTCAAGATAACTCCAAATTCGCATGCTGCTCAAGACGccagttttccattttatatgGAGCTCCTTTATATGCATTAGCCTTTTTGCTTCCTTGGTTTCCTTGGAAACATTATGAAGAAGGTGACTGGCTAAGTGGTCTTCACCTCATTGTTGCTTTATGTGCTTTTGATGGTTTGCTTACATTTGTGCTTCTAGCGCAGTGCGCGCTCTTTGCAGAAATTTCAACAAGACATGAAAGCAGACTTCAGCTTATTAAGTACAACCAAGTAGCAACGTTAATCGGATCAACAAGCATTCTCTTTTGTGGCCTCATATCAGATAATATGGAAAATTTTGCCTATTTTCAGGCTTTCACTGTTTTGATCGCATCATTAGCAACAGCTTGTATGTGTTACACAGGCAAATATAGTACTAGTCAATATGAGCAGAGAGAAGTCTGTACGGAGAATTCTAATCTGGGAAACAGTGATGGAGCACTCTCCTGGTCCTCTGTAATTTCATTGACCAAGCAGATTATGACAGAGAagaactttttgttttttgtaacAATGAACTTCTTCCAAGTCTTCCACCTAGCCTTCTGCAACAATTTTATGATGATCTTTGCGGATAATCTTATTCCTAAGGATGTCCTTTCTTCCTCAGTAAAAAGTGTCATGTATGGAGCAGGCTTTATTTGTCCTCAG TGCCTTGTTCTTCTCAGTCATGCTTTGTTGAAGAAATTTGGTTATTACAGAAtcatcttgttttccttttacttcGAAGGAGTAGCTGCTGCTGTCATGTTTGTTTTAGGACCAGAACACTATTATCTGTTGGCATTTTATCTCACAACAAACAT GGTAATTGTACAAGCTTCATTTAGTTTGTTCAATTTGCCTTTGGCAGATATTGTTGATGCAGATTTAATAAAGCACAAGCGGAG ATCACCACTTTCCTCTATGGTTTTCGGTACCAATGCTTTGTTTACCAAGCCTGCCCAATCTTTGGCTCCAATGCTTGTGGTTACAATACTAAATCAATTTGGATATGAGAACCTGAATAAAGAAGTTGCTCAACCTGATCCAAG